Proteins found in one Acidobacteriota bacterium genomic segment:
- a CDS encoding RES domain-containing protein, translated as MTSWRVVRGEFAARAFDGEGARVWGGRWNSPGHAVVYTSATTSLGLLEKMVHADMGLPPLYITVSVTFDAGLIETVELEVLPDDWRSLPAPFTLKQIGDEWADSNRSCILEVPSVIVPHESNFILNPQHEDFTSIRIGDPIDLDIDQRLA; from the coding sequence ATGACTTCATGGCGTGTGGTCAGGGGGGAATTCGCGGCCCGAGCTTTTGATGGAGAGGGCGCCCGGGTCTGGGGCGGAAGGTGGAACAGCCCCGGGCATGCGGTCGTCTATACCTCGGCCACCACCTCTTTGGGTCTTCTGGAAAAGATGGTCCACGCCGATATGGGCTTGCCCCCGCTCTACATCACCGTTTCCGTGACCTTCGATGCCGGCCTGATTGAAACGGTGGAGTTGGAGGTGCTCCCGGACGACTGGCGGTCCCTTCCAGCGCCTTTCACGCTGAAGCAAATTGGAGACGAATGGGCCGACTCGAATCGATCCTGCATTCTCGAGGTGCCAAGTGTCATCGTGCCGCACGAGTCGAACTTCATCCTCAACCCGCAGCACGAGGATTTCACCTCGATACGGATCGGCGACCCGATCGACCTCGACATCGATCAGAGACTCGCGTGA
- a CDS encoding alkaline phosphatase family protein gives MINRNGVDRRDFMRILGGTAAAAGLSLPPAACGGGSSTDRKVIVLGLDGLDPKLVRALMEMGRLPNFKKLAEMGSFQALGTTMPALSPVAWSSFITGMTPGGHGIADFIARNPLTYTPEFAIYQNTDPDLTISVGDVHLPIKGGGPVNNRQGKPFWAYLTERDIPAWISKIPTNFPVEETATHAIAGMGTPDLVDSYGVFTYYTSDVFEDFPNLEGGEVLYVDVNKNVVRSNILGPVNTLKTPKDTSSDPYANTAKIPFTAYIDPKADGARIDIQGQSILLKRGQYSPWVTLTFDLLPVIGSVQGIARFLLKGVAPHFQLYVTPINIDPSAQAAPVTYPAEFGAEIARDIGAFWTKGLPSDMKAFDHKVINDEEYVGQAELILNERMALFDHQWSRFESGLFYFYVSSTDQDAHMLWRNMDETHPKHNESDVRFAGWIPHLYEEMDKLVGKVLPAVDDKTLLLICSDHGFTQFARQFHLNTWLRDNGYLVLNDKAAKKEETSIFDVDWSQSVAYGVGFNGLYLNLQGREGEGIVPPQKAGEITAKLARELEAVVDPETGQHPIAKVYRREDMYIGPATPMMPELLVGYTPGYRNASASVLGSTGKPTIDLNPWAWSGDHSMARDLVPGTLMSSKKVARANTSILDLPVTVLDFFGIEKPEQMVGSSIFRAG, from the coding sequence ATGATCAACCGAAACGGGGTCGACCGGCGCGACTTCATGCGCATCCTCGGCGGTACTGCCGCTGCGGCCGGGTTGTCCCTGCCTCCGGCAGCATGCGGCGGCGGTTCGTCAACCGACAGGAAGGTCATTGTCCTCGGACTCGACGGGCTCGATCCGAAGCTAGTCCGTGCTCTGATGGAGATGGGCCGATTGCCCAACTTCAAGAAGCTGGCCGAAATGGGCTCGTTCCAGGCCCTGGGCACCACCATGCCGGCGCTGAGCCCGGTCGCATGGTCGAGCTTCATCACCGGGATGACCCCCGGAGGCCACGGCATCGCCGATTTCATCGCCCGGAATCCCCTCACCTACACTCCGGAGTTCGCCATCTATCAAAACACCGATCCCGACCTCACGATCTCGGTCGGAGACGTGCACCTGCCGATCAAGGGTGGAGGTCCGGTCAACAACCGCCAGGGCAAACCCTTCTGGGCCTACCTCACAGAGCGCGACATCCCGGCCTGGATTTCCAAGATTCCGACGAACTTTCCGGTCGAGGAGACGGCGACCCACGCGATCGCCGGCATGGGTACACCGGATCTCGTTGACTCCTACGGCGTCTTTACCTATTACACCTCTGACGTGTTCGAGGACTTCCCGAACCTCGAGGGTGGCGAGGTGCTTTACGTCGACGTCAACAAGAACGTGGTTCGATCCAACATCCTCGGACCGGTCAACACGCTCAAGACACCGAAGGACACCAGCAGCGACCCCTACGCCAACACTGCGAAGATCCCGTTCACTGCCTATATCGACCCCAAGGCGGACGGCGCCCGGATCGATATCCAGGGCCAGAGCATCCTCCTGAAGCGCGGCCAGTACTCCCCGTGGGTCACACTCACCTTCGACCTTCTGCCGGTGATCGGATCGGTGCAGGGGATCGCACGATTCCTGCTGAAAGGCGTGGCACCACATTTTCAGCTGTATGTGACACCGATCAATATCGACCCGTCGGCACAGGCTGCACCGGTCACCTACCCGGCCGAGTTCGGGGCCGAGATTGCGCGTGACATCGGCGCCTTCTGGACCAAGGGCCTGCCATCGGACATGAAGGCCTTTGACCACAAGGTCATCAACGACGAGGAGTACGTCGGCCAGGCCGAGCTCATCCTCAATGAACGAATGGCCCTTTTCGATCACCAGTGGTCTCGCTTCGAGAGTGGCCTCTTCTACTTCTACGTCTCATCCACCGATCAGGACGCTCACATGCTGTGGCGCAACATGGACGAGACCCACCCCAAGCACAACGAGTCGGACGTCCGCTTTGCAGGCTGGATACCCCACCTCTACGAGGAGATGGACAAGTTGGTCGGCAAGGTGCTGCCGGCGGTCGATGACAAGACCCTGCTCCTGATCTGCTCAGACCATGGCTTCACCCAGTTCGCTCGCCAGTTTCACCTCAACACCTGGCTGCGCGACAACGGTTACCTGGTATTGAATGACAAGGCGGCGAAGAAAGAGGAGACGTCCATCTTCGACGTTGACTGGAGCCAGAGCGTCGCCTACGGCGTCGGCTTCAACGGTCTCTACCTCAATCTTCAGGGCCGGGAGGGCGAGGGCATCGTTCCTCCGCAAAAGGCCGGTGAAATCACCGCCAAATTGGCGCGCGAGCTCGAGGCCGTCGTCGACCCCGAGACTGGCCAGCACCCGATCGCCAAGGTCTACCGCCGCGAGGACATGTACATCGGCCCGGCGACTCCGATGATGCCCGAGCTTCTGGTCGGCTACACCCCCGGCTACCGCAACGCCTCGGCCTCGGTCCTCGGCTCCACCGGCAAGCCGACCATCGACCTCAACCCCTGGGCCTGGTCCGGCGACCACTCGATGGCCCGCGACCTGGTACCTGGCACCCTGATGTCATCGAAGAAGGTCGCGCGGGCGAACACCAGCATTCTTGATCTGCCGGTCACCGTCCTCGATTTCTTCGGTATCGAGAAACCGGAACAGATGGTCGGCAGCTCGATATTCCGCGCCGGTTAA
- a CDS encoding DUF2384 domain-containing protein, with protein MAGETQKQRVAEAAADYGAPAPAFAYGQHEYLSLLGLRSFDTGSLLKRLDEGLSFAAFERLKRRLQVSSQELADTALITHRTLARRKKVGRFDSDESDRLVRIARVFSQAIELYGGDEKLAQAWMTRPRRALGGPSPLEMARTEVGAREVEKLIHQIEHGVVI; from the coding sequence ATGGCGGGAGAAACTCAGAAGCAGCGCGTGGCGGAAGCAGCGGCGGACTACGGGGCACCTGCTCCGGCCTTTGCGTACGGCCAGCACGAGTATCTGTCGCTTCTCGGTTTACGGTCCTTCGATACCGGTTCGCTCCTGAAGCGGCTCGACGAGGGACTTTCGTTCGCAGCGTTCGAGCGCCTCAAACGCCGACTCCAGGTGTCATCGCAGGAACTCGCAGACACGGCACTGATCACCCACCGCACCCTTGCGCGAAGAAAAAAGGTTGGTCGGTTCGATTCGGACGAATCCGATCGGTTGGTGCGGATCGCGCGGGTTTTTTCGCAAGCAATCGAGCTCTATGGCGGGGACGAGAAACTGGCGCAGGCGTGGATGACGCGGCCCAGGCGTGCGCTCGGTGGACCGAGTCCGTTGGAGATGGCGCGAACGGAGGTCGGTGCACGCGAGGTCGAGAAACTGATTCACCAAATCGAGCACGGGGTCGTCATCTGA
- a CDS encoding 3'-5' exonuclease: MIKNVMKRVWAFDLEWVPDPLAGRMLYDLPEDSEDADAIRVMWEKGGATEEDPTPFLKTAICRVVSVAALERRELPDGSVKLNLMSLPRDPADPRETSESSVVGTFLDALGKNRPQIVGFNSLQSDLKILIQRGLVLGLSAPGFCERPDKPWEGIDYFARGSDWNIDLKDIVGGWGLASPSLHEIAVQSGIPGKMGVDGNDVAPLWLEGKLESVVRYNECDALTTYLVWLRMAHFAGFFDDQAYVREQQLVADLLQMEIASGGRDHLGEYLEAWNDLRNSVEAARKTE, encoded by the coding sequence ATGATCAAGAACGTCATGAAGCGGGTCTGGGCATTCGATCTCGAGTGGGTCCCCGACCCATTGGCCGGCCGAATGTTGTACGACCTCCCCGAAGACAGCGAAGACGCGGATGCCATCAGGGTCATGTGGGAGAAGGGCGGCGCAACAGAGGAAGATCCGACCCCCTTCCTCAAGACCGCGATCTGCCGGGTCGTGTCCGTGGCCGCTTTGGAACGCCGTGAGCTGCCTGACGGCAGCGTCAAGCTCAACCTCATGTCCCTGCCACGCGACCCCGCCGATCCCAGGGAGACTTCAGAATCCTCGGTCGTCGGCACCTTCCTCGATGCTCTCGGCAAGAACCGACCGCAGATCGTCGGCTTCAACTCTCTCCAGTCGGATCTCAAGATCCTCATCCAGCGTGGGCTCGTCCTCGGCCTTTCGGCTCCGGGATTCTGCGAGCGCCCCGACAAACCCTGGGAGGGTATCGACTACTTCGCCCGCGGCAGTGACTGGAATATCGACCTCAAGGACATCGTCGGTGGATGGGGTCTCGCCAGTCCGAGCCTGCACGAGATCGCCGTTCAGTCGGGCATACCGGGTAAGATGGGAGTCGACGGCAACGACGTCGCCCCGCTGTGGCTCGAGGGCAAGCTTGAAAGCGTCGTCCGTTACAATGAGTGCGACGCGCTGACGACGTACCTGGTGTGGCTCCGAATGGCCCACTTCGCAGGGTTTTTCGACGACCAAGCCTACGTCCGCGAGCAGCAGCTCGTCGCCGACCTCCTGCAGATGGAGATCGCCTCGGGCGGACGCGACCACCTCGGGGAGTACCTCGAAGCCTGGAACGATCTCAGAAATTCAGTGGAGGCAGCGAGAAAAACGGAATAG